A DNA window from Maribellus comscasis contains the following coding sequences:
- a CDS encoding sulfatase family protein yields MKILKTTGYFLFLPALFYLFQINIGFARSVKTKSPRPNILFVISDDQSWLHTSIAGDPQVKTPYFDRIAKEGILFTNSFCTSPSCTPSRSSILSGQDIWRIKQAGLLHSSIPADLPLFTHILDSAGYHVGCTGKGWNPGHPLFLGKKRDPFIKTYNEVKEGRIANGICDINYSANFSEFLKERKEGQPFFFWCGFREPHRVYEYQVGEKEASLKPKLVEVPKFWPDVPIVRSDILDYYYEIMWFDTHLGSMIETLEEIGELDNTIIIVTSDNGMPFPRAKVNLYDWGTHMPLAIRWGDKIKPKRYVSDFVSHADFAPTILEAAGIIIPEQMNGKSLMNIFESEKSGRIEQDRNKIFTALERHTYCRPGGATYPMRAIRTDKYLYIRNFEPDRWPTGGPDFISSNKTTHGDVDASPTKSFMLAKQEDYPSKFDLCFGKRPAEELYLVKDINQVENIAYHPKYTAVKDSLKMILMTHLKETGDPRVEDKDPWQDYIYHQYDGYGTTFNKVLPKSERQRAKLRPSHKPTWELEKIK; encoded by the coding sequence ATGAAAATTTTAAAAACAACAGGTTATTTCCTGTTTTTACCAGCTTTGTTTTATCTTTTTCAGATTAATATTGGTTTCGCCAGGTCAGTAAAAACCAAATCTCCGCGGCCTAATATTTTGTTTGTAATCTCGGATGACCAATCGTGGTTACATACCAGTATTGCCGGAGACCCACAGGTTAAAACACCTTATTTTGATCGTATTGCCAAAGAAGGAATCTTATTTACCAACTCATTTTGCACAAGCCCTTCCTGCACGCCATCACGTAGTTCCATTTTGAGTGGTCAGGATATATGGAGGATAAAGCAGGCCGGATTACTTCATAGTTCAATTCCTGCTGATTTACCTCTTTTTACACATATTCTTGATAGTGCTGGTTATCATGTAGGTTGTACCGGAAAAGGCTGGAATCCAGGACATCCCTTATTTCTTGGAAAAAAAAGGGATCCATTTATAAAAACGTACAATGAAGTAAAAGAAGGACGTATTGCAAATGGGATTTGCGATATAAATTATAGTGCAAATTTCAGCGAATTTTTAAAAGAAAGAAAAGAAGGGCAGCCTTTCTTTTTTTGGTGTGGATTCAGGGAACCACATCGTGTATATGAATATCAGGTTGGAGAAAAGGAAGCCAGTTTAAAACCTAAATTAGTTGAGGTTCCAAAATTTTGGCCGGATGTGCCAATAGTTCGTTCCGATATCCTTGACTATTACTATGAAATTATGTGGTTCGACACCCATTTGGGAAGCATGATTGAAACATTGGAAGAAATTGGAGAACTGGATAACACCATTATTATTGTTACTTCTGATAATGGAATGCCATTTCCACGAGCAAAAGTAAATTTATACGATTGGGGCACGCATATGCCACTTGCAATTCGCTGGGGAGATAAAATAAAACCTAAACGGTACGTAAGCGATTTTGTGAGCCATGCTGATTTTGCTCCAACCATTCTGGAAGCAGCTGGAATTATAATACCGGAACAAATGAATGGTAAAAGCCTGATGAACATTTTTGAATCAGAAAAAAGTGGAAGAATAGAACAAGATAGGAACAAAATTTTTACCGCTCTTGAAAGGCACACATACTGCCGCCCCGGGGGAGCTACCTATCCTATGCGTGCCATTCGTACCGACAAATATTTATACATAAGAAACTTTGAACCGGATAGATGGCCAACCGGTGGTCCTGATTTTATTTCATCAAATAAAACAACACATGGAGATGTAGATGCTTCTCCTACAAAATCTTTTATGCTTGCGAAGCAGGAGGATTATCCGTCTAAATTTGATTTGTGCTTTGGGAAACGTCCTGCTGAAGAATTGTATCTGGTGAAGGATATTAATCAAGTAGAAAATATTGCATATCACCCGAAATACACAGCAGTAAAAGATAGCTTGAAAATGATACTAATGACTCATTTAAAGGAAACAGGAGACCCAAGGGTGGAAGATAAGGATCCGTGGCAGGATTACATTTACCATCAGTATGATGGTTATGGAACCACTTTCAATAAAGTGTTACCAAAAAGTGAAAGGCAAAGGGCAAAACTTAGGCCCAGTCATAAACCTACGTGGGAACTGGAAAAAATTAAATAA